In Rhodothermus marinus DSM 4252, a single genomic region encodes these proteins:
- a CDS encoding EcsC family protein yields MPLTYEEAARREIERWVRSSGPLWQGVFDRAMRPVDWLVERVTPADWRAQLDAAVARFLETLHDVASWTFNEQYVLEAVRKVGVAADRIEALRTAPLERLDPVARGFFGQHAVLAALEGAGTGLGGFTLAAADVPLLFGINLRLIQQIGAVYGFRVQDPVYRPLVLAIFNAAAAGTSEARQAAWREVSVAAALLARGASYQGRTRDFVREQNRHLPRELVKNLARRKLGQLIPLAGLAVGAGINYVFTRETGEAAYMLFRALHLEHRGRR; encoded by the coding sequence ATGCCGCTGACTTACGAAGAAGCCGCCCGACGGGAGATCGAGCGCTGGGTGCGTTCGAGCGGGCCGCTGTGGCAGGGCGTCTTCGATCGGGCGATGCGTCCGGTGGACTGGCTCGTCGAGCGCGTGACGCCGGCCGACTGGCGGGCGCAACTCGATGCGGCGGTGGCCCGCTTTCTGGAGACGTTGCACGACGTGGCGAGCTGGACCTTCAATGAGCAGTACGTGCTGGAAGCCGTGCGCAAGGTGGGCGTGGCGGCCGATCGGATCGAAGCGCTGCGCACAGCTCCGCTGGAGCGGCTCGATCCGGTGGCGCGCGGCTTTTTCGGGCAACATGCCGTGCTGGCCGCGCTCGAAGGGGCCGGAACCGGTCTGGGCGGCTTTACGCTGGCGGCGGCCGACGTGCCCCTGCTTTTCGGGATCAACCTGCGGTTGATTCAGCAGATCGGCGCGGTTTATGGCTTCAGGGTGCAGGATCCGGTGTATCGACCGCTGGTGCTGGCCATCTTCAATGCGGCGGCGGCCGGCACGTCCGAGGCCCGACAGGCGGCCTGGCGGGAGGTGAGCGTGGCGGCCGCACTTCTGGCACGGGGGGCTTCCTATCAGGGACGCACGCGCGACTTCGTGCGTGAGCAGAACCGGCACTTGCCCCGCGAACTGGTCAAAAACCTGGCCCGCCGCAAGCTGGGTCAGCTCATCCCACTGGCCGGACTCGCCGTGGGCGCGGGCATCAACTACGTCTTTACGCGCGAGACCGGCGAGGCCGCCTACATGCTCTTCCGGGCGTTGCACCTCGAACACCGGGGACGCCGGTAA